A DNA window from Mobula birostris isolate sMobBir1 chromosome 3, sMobBir1.hap1, whole genome shotgun sequence contains the following coding sequences:
- the LOC140195286 gene encoding twist-related protein-like, which yields MLEAIMQDEENSSVSPIESLSNSEDEGDRQQKKSVRKRRPSRKSGEETDSPASGKRGKKTDGSPQSFEELQTQRVMANVRERQRTQSLNEAFSALRKIIPTLPSDKLSKIQTLKLAARYIDFLYQVLQSDELDNKMSSCSYVAHERLSYAFSVWRMEGAWSMSASH from the coding sequence ATGTTAGAGGCGATCATGCAGGACGAAGAGAACTCCTCGGTCTCTCCAATAGAGAGTCTGAGCAACAGCGAAGACGAAGGGGACAGGCAGCAGAAGAAAAGTGTCAGAAAGAGGCGACCGAGCAGGAAATCTGGCGAGGAAACAGATAGCCCTGCCTCGGGGAAAAGAGGCAAGAAAACGGACGGTAGCCCTCAGTCCTTCGAAGAACTGCAGACCCAGAGGGTCATGGCCAATGTAAGGGAGCGCCAGAGGACACAGTCCCTAAACGAAGCTTTCTCTGCTCTGCGCAAAATAATTCCGACCCTCCCATCGGATAAACTGAGCAAAATCCAGACCCTCAAACTCGCGGCGCGTTACATCGATTTCCTTTACCAGGTCTTACAAAGCGACGAGCTGGACAACAAAATGTCGAGCTGCAGTTATGTGGCACACGAGAGACTTAGTTATGCGTTCTCGGTGTGGAGGATGGAAGGAGCCTGGTCCATGTCCGCATCACACTAG